The following DNA comes from Nitrospirota bacterium.
GATGGATGCCGTTGATTGGCTCGACTACAGGCATAAGCTATCTGAACAGAGACAGGCAAAATACAAAGTCTTATATCCTACATCAGCAACATACCTATGTGGGTGTGTGGTTGAGAAAAAGCCGATTAAGATAAGAATCGAAAAGCAGGATATCGAACTTCAGGACTTTGTTGCTGAGTCAAAAGAATATTATTTTGAGACGAACAAAAAAGTAGAGGCTTATTATCTTTGTTCGATATTAAATTCGCCCACAGTTGATGAACTTATAAAACCTTTACAGAGTCGTGGACTTTTTGGGCCAAGAGACATTCATAAAAAAGTCTGGGAACTTCCGATCCCCGAATTCTACCCATCAAATAAAGACCATATGGAACTTGCAAGATTCGGCGAGGAATGCACAAAGAAGGTCTCAAAACTCCTCTCAAAAGGCACTTCATCAAAAACATGTGCTGAACTCGTTTCGGCATCCATCGGGAATCTGAGAAAAATGATAAAGGCTGAACTGCAAGAGGAGATTAAGGAAATTGATGGGATTGTGAGGAAAATTCTAAAAGCTGGATAAGAATCATCTGATAAATAAAATATTTTTGTTGGAATATCAAGAGATTTTTGGTATTCTTAAATTTAAAAGAAACCTCTTTGGAGGAGAAAAAGCATGATTAAAAGACTACAAGTAAAAAATTACAAAAGTTTAAAAAAACTGGACTTTGAACTTGGAAAGAGGAATGTGCTGGTTGGTCCTAACATGTCTGGGAAAAGCAATTTGATTGACTGCCTCAAATTCTTGACACAAATGTGCATTTCTGGTGTGAATACTGCTCTTGTGGATCGTGGTAGATTCCCAGAGGTTGTCTGGAAAGGAGAAGATAATGGCCCGATTTCATTCAGGTTGGTTATCGATTATGGAAAAAGTTATGAATATGAAATCTCAATAATAGGTGCTCCATCTGGTTTGATATCCATTGAAAGAGAATATCTGACTGTTAAAAATGGAACTCAGATAGCCCCATTGATTGACCTCAGGCATGGCCATGGAAAGGTCATGCATGCAGATAGTACAGAAGCATTTGTCTTTCAAGATCCTACCCGATCTGCCCTTGAGTTTACAGTACCTGGTTGGGAAGGGATGGTTGTTAAGTACTATATCTCTTCTTGGCGTTATTATCGCTTACTACCGGCACTCATGAAACGAGAAAATGCTGCAATTGCACAAGATTTCCTTAACGAAAGTGGCGATAATTTTTCGAGTTGGTTTATGAGACTGCAAACTAATTATCCAGACGCATTTCATCGAATAAAACAGGTAGCACGGGATGTCTTCCCTGATTTAAAGGAAATTCTTATTCCACCAACCCAGTTTGCTACAACTTTTATGACTACCCGAGAAAAGCATCTTAAACAACCTATTACAATCTGGCATATGTCAGATGGGGAAATTGTATTTTTAGCATGGTTGTCTTTAATTTTTGCACCTATTGGAGCACCATTATATTGTGTTGAAGAATTAGAGAATCATTTACACCCAAGATTATTGGAGACATTGGTTGAAGTGCTAAACCAAAGGCAAAAGGAATTAGGACCCAAAGCTGCACAAATCATAGCAACTACACATTCACCATATCTGGTAGATAAAGTGAATTTTGAAGATCTTGTTGTAGTTGAAAAAAGTAATGGTGCTACAAGATGTACACGACCTGCCTCTAAGACGCATCTCAAAGAGCTTTTGGAGCGTGAAGAACTTGGGCTTGGAGAACTCTGGTATTCAGGTGCCCTGGGTAGTGATTAATGACGCTCTACGGGATAATAGTAGAAGGGAACTATGATAAGGCAGCATTCAAAGAAATAATTAAAAAATGTATCTTAAGTGATATAAAAATAATCTCACGTCCATGTGGTGGCAAGGATCATTTAATGAAGAGTTTTCCAGGCCATCTCAAGTCATTTTGCTATGAAAAGCAAGGATCGCATATAGATAAGGCTCTTGTAATTCGTGATGCTGATAACAGAGACCCTGCAGAATTGCATAAGAAAATGGAAAGCAAAATTACAAACAGAACCTATCCTTTCGAAGTGAAATTCATAATCATTATCCAAGAACTTGAAACGTGGTTTCTTGCTGATGAGGAGGCAATTTCCAGAGTCACTCAAGCCCGTTCCGGAAAACCTGTAGCCAGAGTTAATGAAAATCTTGAATCAATTCGTCAACCTAAGGAGAAGCTGCAGGAAATTCTTTCTAAAGCAGGAATATATTATACTCCAGAAGTTGCAAAGGAGATCGCCAGAGAATTAGATTTATCTAAGATAGAATACCACTGCCCAAGGTTTAGGGAATTTCGCCAAGCCGTTATTGATTGTTAGTTTTTCAATTATGGGAATAACTTGTAGGCAAAAGAAAAAGACCAGATAATCTCCGACCACATCTCCTCCATCACCAGCCAGAAATTACAGAAAAAGTTTTACCTCAAAAAGTCTTCTGACTTTTTGGTGACCCCGCTTCTCGTCTGCTGTTCAATCGCTATCAAGAGTATAGAGACTGCAGCAGGTGTTACGCCTGATATCCTGCTTGCTTGACCTATGGAAAGCGGTCTTATCTCTTCAAGCTTGGAGATTACCTCGTTTGAAAGTCCCTTAATAGCCCTGAAGTTAAAATCTTCTGGAATCTTTCTGTCTTCAAGTTTCTTAAATCGCTCTACCATCTCATTCTGCCTTTTTATATAGCCTTCATACTTTACCTGTATCTCTACTTGTTCTTTTACATCCTGTGTCAGTGGTCTAAGAGATGGGGCTATTTTCTCTATACCCTGATAGTTTACCTCCGGTCTTCTAAGAAGATGACAGAGGGTTGTATCTGGTTGTAGAGAATCTATTCCTATCCTGGCAATCTTTTTCTCAAAGCCTGGAATCGAATATACCCTCGTTCTCCCCAGCCTCTCTATCTCTTCTCTTACAGCCTCTTTCTTTTCAATGAATCTCCTGTAATTCTCATTACTCACAAGTCCGAGTTTATATCCTTTTTCCATCAATCTCATATCAGCATTATCCTGACGGAGCAGAAGTCTATATTCTGCCCTTGAAGTAAACATCCTGTAAGGCTCATTCGTCCCCTTTGTAACGAGGTCATCTATAAGGACACCGATGTATGCCTCTGAGCGGTCAAGAACAAACGGTTCTTTTCCTTTGACCTTCAAAGCTGCGTTTATCCCGGCTATCAGTCCCTGTGCCGCTGCCTCTTCATAGCCTGATGTGCCATTAATCTGCCCTGCATGATAAAGCCCTTCGATAAGTTTTGTCTCGAGTGTTGGCTTTATCTGTGTAGGTGGAACAAAGTCATATTCTATGGCATATCCAGGACGTATTATCTCTCCCTGCTCAAGCCCCTTTATTGTTCTGACAAGTGCTACCTGAACATCAAAGGGAAGACTCGTTGAGATACCATTTGCATAATATTCCTTTGTATCTAATCCCTCTGGCTCAAGGAATACCTGGTGTCTTTCTCTGTCAGAAAATCTTACTACCTTATCTTCTATCGAAGGACAATACCTTGCTCCAATGCCCTTGATTCTCCCGCTATACAGGGGTGAACGGTCGAGACTGCCGAGTATTAGCTCATGTGTCTGTCTATTGGTATATGTCATATAGCAGGGGAGTTGAGGATTAGTTATCCTCTCTGTGGAGTAAGAAAATGGCAAGGGGGGGTCATCACCATATTGAGGGGTCGTCACAGAGAAATCAATACTCTTTGCATCTATCCTTGGCGGCGTCCCTGTCTTCAGCCTCCCCAGCCTGAAACCGAGTTTTCTTAGTGATTCTGAGATGCCGATTGCTGGAAATTCGCCTGCCCTTCCTGCAGGAAAGTTCTCAAGCCCTATATGAATCAAGCCATTAAGAAATGTCCCTGTGGTGAGTATCACTGCCTTTGAGAGATATTCGATCCCGAGGTTATTCCTTACACCCCTTATTCTTTCATCTGTAACAAGGACATCTACAATCATCCCCTGTTTGAGATCGATATTTGGCTGTCTTTCAAGCACCGATTTCATAGAGAGTCTGTAGAGCTGTCTGTCGCACTGAACCCTCAACGCCCATACTGCCGGCCCCTTGCTTTTATTCAACATCTTGAACTGAATACCTGCCTTATCGGTATTGACAGCCATCTCACCACCGATAGCATCTATCTCTTTTACGAGATGACTTTTGGCAAGTCCACCAATAGCAGGATTACATGACATCATCGCCACATTATCAACATTCATCGTAAATGCAGCCACAGCGCAGCCCATCCTTGCTGCAGCAAGGGCTGCCTCACAACCAGCATGCCCTGCCCCAATAACGATTATGTCGTATTCTTTATCGTAGGTGTAGGTCATAAAAATCTGTTGACAGACCTCCTCTATTATGCTAAAGATTTACTTAAATTAAATAAGACATCTGTTTATGTCAAGGGAATCCTGTAAGAGGTTCTAGAGAACCCCATTCAGGAGCGGACCCGCCGCTGTAGACGGGGACGAAACTCACAACAGCAGTGAAGAGTGATTAGTTAATAGTGAAAAACTGACTACTAACTACTATACACTATTCACTGCTGTTAAGCCACTTGGGCTTAACAGCTATGGGAAGGCGTGGGGAGTAGGTTGGCGAAAGCCTGTTACCCGTAAGCCAGAAGACCTGCATAGACAGAGATGCTCTTACGAACTTCGAGGGTAAGGGGAGTAGGGCAACCTAACTCCCCAATCCTAAGCTTCTCGGGATTGGGTTTTATTTTGCCCGATTCTAAATCCTCGGAATCGGGTTTTTGATTTGGGATGCATTTTTATGACAGGGATTGTGCTTGCAGGGACGAAGAGTGGAGATGGCAAGACTACTATCACTTTAGGTCTCCTGTATGCTTTCAAAAAAAGAGGGCTTAATGTATCTGCTTTCAAGGTAGGTCCTGATTTTATTGACCCAGGGTTTCACCGTCTCGCAACAGGTAAGGTTTCAAGAAATCTTGATGCATGGATGTGTCCAGAAGACTATGTGAGGCAGTGTCTTATAAAAAATTCCTCGAATGCAGACCTTTCAATTGTAGAAGGTGTTATGGGGCTTTTTGACGGTGGTAGAGGGAGCACTGCTGAAGTGGCAAAAGTCATCAGACTACCTGTAATACTGGTGATGGATGTATCTGGTGCTGGAGAGAGCACAGCGGCTATTATCAGAGGTTTTATGGAGTTTGATACCAGTATAACTATTGCAGGTGTAATCCTTAATAGGATTGGAAGTAAGAGGCACTTTGAACTCATCAAAGGGGCAATCGAGCACCGATGCAACATCCCTCTGTTAGGCTACCTCCCTGCTGATAAAGAGATAGTTATACCTGAAAGACATCTCGGTCTTGTCATGGCACATGAAAGCCCTATCTCTGAGTCTTCTTTAGAAAGATTGACCATGCTTATAGAGGAATGTATTGACATCGATGGTTTGATAAATATCGCTTTATCACCAATTACACAAGGCACTCAAAATGTCATTGCGAGGAATCTTAGAGAGATTGCTTCGCCGGAGCCTGCCCTGAGCGATAAAACGAGATTCTTCGCTAACGCTCAGAATGACAAAAGTGAAGGGGCTCGCAATGACAGAAGTGATAGAATTTCTCAAGTCCGAATAGCAATCGCACGAGATGACGCCTTCTGTTTTTACTATGAAGACAACCTTGATATACTTAGAGAATCCGGTGCAGAGATTATCCCCTTTAGCCCGTTAAACGATCTTTCCCTTCCTGAAGGTATTGACGGCGTCTATATCGGAGGTGGCTATCCTGAACTTTATGCAAAGAGGCTTTCAGAGAATACCGCCATGCTGAGAACAGTGAAACAGTGGGCTATGGACGGAATGCCGCTTTATGCCGAGTGTGGAGGTTTCCTGTATCTGACAAAAGGGATAAACACCGATGGGCAATTTTATCCAATGGTCGGGATCTTTCCTGTTGAGGCATATATGAGAAACAAGAGATTCTCGCTCGGCTACAGAGAGGTTGAACTACTCTCAGATATAATACTTGGAAAGAAGGGAGAAAGACTAAGGGGACATGAGTTTCATTATTCCGAGATAGGAGATATGCCTCTTGAAATAAAGAGGGCTTACAGGGTCAAGAAGATAGATGGCATACAATTTACTGAGGGTTACAATCTAAAAAATACCATCGGAAGTTATATACATATCCACTTTGGAAGTAATGTAATAGTTGGAGAGAACATTGTCAGATTCTGTTCCCCTCACCAATCCCCTCTCCCCTGAGGGGAGAGCCCTGAACTCGTTTCAGGGGAGGTGTGGGGGAATCGAAAGGAGGTGAATTCATGGATAAAGAATATATTAAAAACGCTAAAAGACCTGAAGAAAACAGGNNNNNNNNNNNNNNNNNNNNNNNNNNNNNNNNNNNNNNNNNNNNNNNNNNNNNNNNNNNNNNNNNNNNNNNNNNNNNNNNNNNNNNNNNNNNNNNNNNNNATCGTATTTCATGCCAGTGAACCACTTTTGCTGAAAGACCTGTTATTTGATGCAATAAGCAAATTCAATAATAAACTTCTTTTCGGTCTCCAGACAAATGCTCTGCTGCTTGAGAAGAAAGATGTGGCATTTTTAAAGAAACACAGGGTTGGTATTGGCGTATCCCTTGATTCCTTCGACGATGTGGTCAACAATCGCCAGAGAATAAGTGTAAAAGGTGACGGAAACTTTAAAAAGGCAGTAGAAGCGATTGAGTGGTTTGCTGGTTATAGCGGATTAAAT
Coding sequences within:
- a CDS encoding cobyrinate a,c-diamide synthase, which encodes MTGIVLAGTKSGDGKTTITLGLLYAFKKRGLNVSAFKVGPDFIDPGFHRLATGKVSRNLDAWMCPEDYVRQCLIKNSSNADLSIVEGVMGLFDGGRGSTAEVAKVIRLPVILVMDVSGAGESTAAIIRGFMEFDTSITIAGVILNRIGSKRHFELIKGAIEHRCNIPLLGYLPADKEIVIPERHLGLVMAHESPISESSLERLTMLIEECIDIDGLINIALSPITQGTQNVIARNLREIASPEPALSDKTRFFANAQNDKSEGARNDRSDRISQVRIAIARDDAFCFYYEDNLDILRESGAEIIPFSPLNDLSLPEGIDGVYIGGGYPELYAKRLSENTAMLRTVKQWAMDGMPLYAECGGFLYLTKGINTDGQFYPMVGIFPVEAYMRNKRFSLGYREVELLSDIILGKKGERLRGHEFHYSEIGDMPLEIKRAYRVKKIDGIQFTEGYNLKNTIGSYIHIHFGSNVIVGENIVRFCSPHQSPLP
- the mnmG gene encoding tRNA uridine-5-carboxymethylaminomethyl(34) synthesis enzyme MnmG, giving the protein MTYTYDKEYDIIVIGAGHAGCEAALAAARMGCAVAAFTMNVDNVAMMSCNPAIGGLAKSHLVKEIDAIGGEMAVNTDKAGIQFKMLNKSKGPAVWALRVQCDRQLYRLSMKSVLERQPNIDLKQGMIVDVLVTDERIRGVRNNLGIEYLSKAVILTTGTFLNGLIHIGLENFPAGRAGEFPAIGISESLRKLGFRLGRLKTGTPPRIDAKSIDFSVTTPQYGDDPPLPFSYSTERITNPQLPCYMTYTNRQTHELILGSLDRSPLYSGRIKGIGARYCPSIEDKVVRFSDRERHQVFLEPEGLDTKEYYANGISTSLPFDVQVALVRTIKGLEQGEIIRPGYAIEYDFVPPTQIKPTLETKLIEGLYHAGQINGTSGYEEAAAQGLIAGINAALKVKGKEPFVLDRSEAYIGVLIDDLVTKGTNEPYRMFTSRAEYRLLLRQDNADMRLMEKGYKLGLVSNENYRRFIEKKEAVREEIERLGRTRVYSIPGFEKKIARIGIDSLQPDTTLCHLLRRPEVNYQGIEKIAPSLRPLTQDVKEQVEIQVKYEGYIKRQNEMVERFKKLEDRKIPEDFNFRAIKGLSNEVISKLEEIRPLSIGQASRISGVTPAAVSILLIAIEQQTRSGVTKKSEDFLR
- a CDS encoding DUF4276 family protein, translated to MTLYGIIVEGNYDKAAFKEIIKKCILSDIKIISRPCGGKDHLMKSFPGHLKSFCYEKQGSHIDKALVIRDADNRDPAELHKKMESKITNRTYPFEVKFIIIIQELETWFLADEEAISRVTQARSGKPVARVNENLESIRQPKEKLQEILSKAGIYYTPEVAKEIARELDLSKIEYHCPRFREFRQAVIDC
- a CDS encoding AAA family ATPase, with amino-acid sequence MIKRLQVKNYKSLKKLDFELGKRNVLVGPNMSGKSNLIDCLKFLTQMCISGVNTALVDRGRFPEVVWKGEDNGPISFRLVIDYGKSYEYEISIIGAPSGLISIEREYLTVKNGTQIAPLIDLRHGHGKVMHADSTEAFVFQDPTRSALEFTVPGWEGMVVKYYISSWRYYRLLPALMKRENAAIAQDFLNESGDNFSSWFMRLQTNYPDAFHRIKQVARDVFPDLKEILIPPTQFATTFMTTREKHLKQPITIWHMSDGEIVFLAWLSLIFAPIGAPLYCVEELENHLHPRLLETLVEVLNQRQKELGPKAAQIIATTHSPYLVDKVNFEDLVVVEKSNGATRCTRPASKTHLKELLEREELGLGELWYSGALGSD